In Vitis vinifera cultivar Pinot Noir 40024 chromosome 17, ASM3070453v1, one genomic interval encodes:
- the LOC100261069 gene encoding MDIS1-interacting receptor like kinase 2 has product MAPSTLQKMLSLVSLLLLVMLISSDHVSSYSNEETQALLKWKATLHNHNHSSLLSWTLYPNNFTNSSTHLGTEVSPCKWYGISCNHAGSVIRINLTESGLGGTLQAFSFSSFPNLAYVDISMNNLSGPIPPQIGLLSKLKYLDLSINQFSGGIPPEIGLLTNLEVLHLVQNQLNGSIPHEIGQLTSLYELALYTNQLEGSIPASLGNLSNLASLYLYENQLSGSIPPEMGNLTNLVQLYSDTNNLTGPIPSTFGNLKHLTVLYLFNNSLSGPIPPEIGNLKSLQGLSLYGNNLSGPIPVSLCDLSGLTLLHLYANQLSGPIPQEIGNLKSLVDLELSENQLNGSIPTSLGNLTNLEILFLRDNRLSGYFPQEIGKLHKLVVLEIDTNQLFGSLPEGICQGGSLERFTVSDNHLSGPIPKSLKNCRNLTRALFQGNRLTGNVSEVVGDCPNLEFIDLSYNRFHGELSHNWGRCPQLQRLEIAGNNITGSIPEDFGISTNLILLDLSSNHLVGEIPKKMGSLTSLLGLILNDNQLSGSIPPELGSLSHLEYLDLSANRLNGSIPEHLGDCLDLHYLNLSNNKLSHGIPVQMGKLSHLSQLDLSHNLLTGGIPAQIQGLESLEMLDLSHNNLCGFIPKAFEDMPALSYVDISYNQLQGPIPHSNAFRNATIEVLKGNKDLCGNVKGLQPCKYGFGVDQQPVKKSHKVVFIIIFPLLGALVLLSAFIGIFLIAERRERTPEIEEGDVQNNLLSISTFDGRAMYEEIIKATKDFDPMYCIGKGGHGSVYKAELPSGNIVAVKKLHPSDMDMANQKDFLNKVRAMTEIKHRNIVRLLGFCSYPRHSFLVYEYLERGSLATILSREEAKKLGWATRVKIIKGVAHALSYMHHDCSPPIVHRDISSNNILLDSQYEAHISNLGTAKLLKVDSSNQSKLAGTVGYVAPEHAYTMKVTEKTDVYSFGVIALEVIKGRHPGDQILSISVSPEKNIVLKDMLDPRLPPLTPQDEGEVVAIIKLATACLNANPQSRPTMEIISQMLSQRI; this is encoded by the exons ATGGCACCCTCAACCTTACAGAAAATGCTCTCCCTTGTTTCCTTGCTCCTCTTGGTTATGTTGATTTCTTCAGACCATGTTTCTTCTTATTCTAATGAAGAAACACAAGCTCTCCTCAAATGGAAAGCTACCCTTCACAACCATAACCATTCTTCCCTCCTTTCGTGGACTCTTTATCCTAACAACTTCACCAATTCTTCTACCCACCTTGGAACAGAAGTCAGTCCATGCAAATGGTACGGAATATCCTGCAACCATGCAGGGAGCGTCATCAGAATAAACCTCACAGAGTCGGGTTTAGGAGGTACGCTCCAAGCCTTCTCATTCTCATCTTTTCCCAATCTTGCGTATGTTGATATCAGCATGAACAACCTCTCTGGTCCTATCCCACCCCAAATCGGTCTCCTCTCCAAGCTCAAATACCTTGATCTCTCTATCAACCAGTTCTCAGGAGGGATTCCGCCCGAGATCGGCCTATTAACTAATCTTGAGGTCTTACACCTGGTTCAAAATCAGTTGAATGGTTCAATTCCTCATGAAATAGGTCAGTTGACGTCTCTTTATGAGCTTGCTTTGTACACCAACCAACTGGAGGGTTCTATTCCTGCTTCTTTGGGTAATTTGAGCAACTTGGCCTCTTTGTATCTCTATGAAAATCAACTTTCGGGTTCCATTCCTCCAGAAATGGGAAATCTCACCAACCTTGTTCAGCTATACTCGGATACCAACAATCTCACAGGTCCCATCCCTTCCacttttggaaatttgaaacATTTAACCGTGTTGTACTTGTTCAACAATAGCCTCTCTGGGCCTATCCCACCAGAAATAGGAAATTTGAAATCCCTGCAAGGTCTAAGCCTCTACGGAAACAATCTTTCAGGCCCAATCCCTGTGTCATTATGTGATCTGAGTGGCCTAACCCTCCTGCATCTCTATGCCAATCAACTTTCCGGTCCCATTCCTCAAGAAATAGGTAACTTGAAGTCTCTTGTTGATCTAGAACTTTCAGAAAATCAACTCAATGGTTCCATTCCTACTTCACTGGGTAATCTAACCAACTTAGAAATTTTATTCCTCCGTGATAACCGTCTTTCTGGTTACTTTCCTCAAGAAATTGGGAAACTTCATAAGTTGGTTGTGCTAGAAATCGACACAAACCAGCTGTTTGGCTCTTTACCGGAAGGCATTTGCCAAGGTGGATCTCTGGAGCGCTTTACAGTGAGTGACAACCATCTCAGTGGTCCCATCCCCAAAAGCTTGAAAAATTGCAGAAACTTAACCAGAGCTCTGTTCCAGGGAAACCGACTCACTGGAAATGTATCTGAGGTAGTTGGTGACTGTCCAAACCTGGAATTCATCGATTTGAGCTACAACAGGTTTCATGGTGAACTCTCTCATAACTGGGGAAGATGCCCACAACTACAAAGGCTGGAGATTGCCGGGAACAATATTACAGGGAGCATACCAGAAGATTTTGGAATCTCAACTAATCTAATCTTGCTTGATCTTTCTTCAAATCATTTGGTTGGGGAAATTccaaagaaaatgggaagtttGACTTCTCTGTTGGGGCTGATATTGAATGACAACCAACTTTCCGGGAGTATTCCTCCTGAACTTGGATCGCTGTCCCACCTTGAGTATCTAGACCTTTCAGCCAATAGATTGAATGGGTCAATACCAGAGCACTTGGGCGACTGCTTGGACTTGCATTACTTGAACCTGAGCAATAACAAACTCAGCCACGGAATTCCGGTTCAGATGGGTAAGCTGAGTCACCTCTCCCAGCTAGATCTGAGTCACAACTTGCTTACAGGTGGCATCCCGGCACAGATCCAAGGTTTGGAGAGTTTGGAGATGCTTGATCTCTCCCATAACAACCTTTGTGGTTTCATCCCAAAGGCTTTTGAGGACATGCCTGCCTTGTCGTATGTTGACATTTCCTACAATCAGTTGCAGGGTCCCATTCCTCACAGCAATGCATTTCGAAATGCTACCATTGAGGTGCTAAAGGGGAACAAAGATTTGTGCGGCAATGTTaaagggttgcaaccttgcaaatATGGTTTTGGAGTAGACCAACAACCTGTCAAAAAGAGCCACAAAGTTGTGTTTATTATCATATTCCCTCTTTTGGGAGCACTTGTACTTCTTTCTGCTTTCATTGGGATTTTCTTGATTGctgaaagaagagagagaactCCAGAAATCGAAGAAGGTGATGTACAGAATAATCTCCTCTCAATATCAACTTTTGATGGAAGAGCAATGTATGAAGAGATTATAAAGGCCACCAAGGACTTTGATCCCATGTATTGCATCGGAAAGGGAGGGCATGGAAGCGTTTACAAAGCAGAGCTGCCATCAGGTAATATAGTAGCTGTGAAGAAGCTTCACCCATCCGACATGGATATGGCAAATCAAAAGGATTTCTTGAATAAAGTAAGGGCAATGACAGAGATCAAGCATCGAAACATTGTGAGACTTCTTGGTTTCTGTTCATATCCACGACACTCCTTTTTGGTCTATGAGTACCTTGAAAGAGGTAGCTTGGCTACAATCTTGAGCAGAGAAGAAGCTAAAAAATTGGGTTGGGCTACAAGGGTCAAGATCATCAAAGGAGTGGCTCACGCTTTGTCTTACATGCACCATGATTGCTCACCCCCGATTGTTCATCGGGATATATCGAGCAACAATATTCTGCTGGATTCTCAATATGAGGCTCATATTTCTAACTTGGGCACTGCCAAGCTTCTTAAGGTAGACTCATCAAATCAGAGCAAACTTGCAGGCACAGTCGGATACGTTGCACCAG AGCATGCTTATACAATGAAGGTCACAGAAAAAACCGATGTCTATAGCTTTGGAGTGATAGCACTGGAAGTTATCAAAGGAAGACATCCTGGAGATCAAATCTTGTCTATATCAGTTTCCCCAGAGAAGAACATAGTGTTGAAAGACATGTTGGACCCGCGACTCCCACCTCTCACACCCCAAGACGAAGGGGAAGTGGTAGCTATCATAAAGCTCGCAACTGCATGTTTAAATGCCAATCCACAATCCAGGCCAACCATGGAGATTATTTCTCAGATGTTGTCACAGAGAATTTAG
- the LOC100243949 gene encoding MDIS1-interacting receptor like kinase 2 — protein MASSTLQKMLSLVSLLLLVMLISSDHVSSYSNEETQALLKWKASLQNHNHSSLLSWDLYPNNSTNSSTHLGTATSPCKWYGISCNHAGSVIKINLTESGLNGTLMDFSFSSFPNLAYVDISMNNLSGPIPPQIGLLFELKYLDLSINQFSGGIPSEIGLLTNLEVLHLVQNQLNGSIPHEIGQLASLYELALYTNQLEGSIPASLGNLSNLASLYLYENQLSGSIPPEMGNLTNLVEIYSNNNNLTGPIPSTFGNLKRLTVLYLFNNSLSGPIPPEIGNLKSLQELSLYENNLSGPIPVSLCDLSGLTLLHLYANQLSGPIPQEIGNLKSLVDLELSENQLNGSIPTSLGNLTNLEILFLRDNQLSGYIPQEIGKLHKLVVLEIDTNQLFGSLPEGICQAGSLVRFAVSDNHLSGPIPKSLKNCRNLTRALFQGNRLTGNISEVVGDCPNLEFIDLSYNRFHGELSHNWGRCPQLQRLEIAGNNITGSIPEDFGISTNLTLLDLSSNHLVGEIPKKMGSLTSLLGLILNDNQLSGSIPPELGSLSHLEYLDLSANRLNGSIPEHLGDCLDLHYLNLSNNKLSHGIPVQMGKLSHLSQLDLSHNLLAGGIPPQIQGLQSLEMLDLSHNNLCGFIPKAFEDMPALSYVDISYNQLQGPIPHSNAFRNATIEVLKGNKDLCGNVKGLQPCKYGFGVDQQPVKKSHKVVFIIIFPLLGALVLLFAFIGIFLIAERRERTPEIEEGDVQNDLFSISNFDGRTMYEEIIKATKDFDPMYCIGKGGHGSVYKAELPSSNIVAVKKLHPSDTEMANQKDFLNEIRALTEIKHRNIVKLLGFCSHPRHKFLVYEYLERGSLATILSREEAKKLGWATRVNIIKGVAHALAYMHHDCSPPIVHRDVSSNNILLDSQYEAHISDFGTAKLLKLDSSNQSILAGTFGYLAPELAYTMKVTEKTDVFSFGVIALEVIKGRHPGDQILSLSVSPEKDNIALEDMLDPRLPPLTPQDEGEVIAILKQAIECLKANPQSRPTMQTVSQMLSQRK, from the exons ATGGCATCCTCAACCTTACAGAAAATGCTCTCCCTTGTTTCCTTGCTCCTCTTGGTTATGTTGATTTCTTCAGACCATGTTTCTTCTTATTCTAATGAAGAAACACAAGCTCTTCTCAAATGGAAAGCTAGCCTTCAAAACCACAACCATTCTTCCCTCCTTTCGTGGGATCTTTATCCTAACAACTCCACCAATTCTTCTACCCACCTTGGAACGGCAACCAGTCCATGCAAATGGTATGGGATATCCTGCAACCATGCGGGAAGTGTCATCAAAATAAACCTCACAGAGTCGGGTTTAAATGGTACGCTCATGGACTTCTCATTCTCATCTTTTCCTAATCTTGCATATGTTGATATCAGCATGAACAACCTCTCTGGTCCTATCCCACCCCAAATCGGTCTCCTCTTCGAGCTCAAATACCTTGATCTGTCCATCAACCAGTTCTCAGGAGGGATTCCGTCAGAAATTGGCCTATTAACTAATCTTGAGGTCCTGCACCTGGTTCAAAATCAGCTCAATGGTTCAATTCCTCATGAAATAGGTCAGTTGGCATCTCTTTATGAGCTTGCTTTGTACACCAACCAACTGGAGGGTTCTATTCCTGCTTCTTTGGGTAATTTGAGCAACTTGGCCTCTTTGTATCTCTATGAAAATCAACTTTCGGGTTCCATTCCTCCAGAAATGGGAAATCTCACCAACCTTGTTGAGATATACTCGAATAACAACAATCTCACAGGTCCCATCCCTTCCacttttggaaatttgaaacGTTTAACCGTGTTGTACTTGTTCAACAATAGCCTCTCTGGGCCTATCCCACCAGAAATAGGAAATTTGAAATCCCTGCAAGAGCTAAGCCTCTACGAAAACAATCTTTCTGGTCCAATCCCTGTGTCATTATGTGATCTGAGTGGCCTAACCCTCCTGCATCTCTATGCCAATCAACTTTCCGGTCCCATTCCTCAAGAAATAGGAAACTTGAAGTCTCTTGTTGATCTAGAACTTTCTGAAAATCAACTCAATGGTTCCATTCCTACTTCACTGGGTAATCTAACcaatttagaaattttattccTCCGTGATAATCAACTTTCTGGTTAcattcctcaagaaattgggAAACTTCATAAGTTGGTTGTGCTAGAAATCGACACAAACCAGCTGTTTGGCTCTTTACCGGAAGGCATTTGCCAAGCTGGATCTCTGGTGCGCTTTGCAGTGAGTGACAACCATCTCAGTGGTCCCATCCCCAAAAGCTTGAAAAATTGCAGAAACTTAACCAGAGCTCTGTTCCAGGGAAACCGACTCACTGGAAATATATCTGAGGTAGTTGGTGACTGTCCAAACCTGGAATTCATCGATTTGAGCTACAACAGGTTTCATGGTGAACTCTCTCATAACTGGGGAAGATGCCCACAACTACAAAGGCTGGAGATTGCCGGGAACAATATTACAGGGAGCATACCAGAAGATTTTGGAATCTCAACTAATCTAACCTTGCTTGATCTTTCTTCAAATCATTTGGTTGGGGAAATTccaaagaaaatgggaagtttAACTTCTCTGTTGGGGCTCATATTGAATGACAACCAACTTTCCGGGAGTATTCCTCCTGAACTTGGATCGCTGTCCCACCTTGAGTATCTAGACCTTTCAGCCAATAGATTGAATGGGTCAATACCAGAGCACTTGGGCGACTGCTTGGACTTGCATTACTTGAACCTGAGCAATAACAAACTCAGCCACGGAATTCCGGTTCAGATGGGTAAGCTGAGTCACCTCTCCCAGCTAGATCTGAGTCACAACTTGCTTGCAGGTGGCATCCCGCCACAGATCCAAGGTTTGCAAAGCTTGGAGATGCTTGATCTCTCCCATAACAACCTTTGTGGTTTCATCCCAAAGGCTTTTGAGGACATGCCTGCCTTGTCGTATGTTGACATATCCTACAATCAGTTGCAGGGTCCCATTCCTCACAGCAATGCATTTCGAAATGCTACCATTGAGGTGCTAAAGGGGAACAAAGATTTGTGCGGCAATGTTaaagggttgcaaccttgcaaatATGGTTTTGGAGTAGACCAACAACCTGTCAAAAAGAGCCACAAAGTTGTGTTTATTATCATATTCCCTCTTTTGGGAGCACTTGTACTTCTTTTTGCTTTCATTGGGATTTTCTTGATTGctgaaagaagagagagaactCCAGAAATCGAAGAAGGTGACGTACAGAATGATCTCTTTTcaatatcaaattttgatggaAGAACAATGTATGAAGAGATTATAAAGGCCACCAAGGATTTTGATCCCATGTATTGCATAGGAAAGGGAGGCCATGGAAGTGTTTACAAAGCAGAGCTGCCATCAAGTAATATAGTAGCTGTGAAGAAGCTTCACCCATCCGACACAGAGATGGCAAATCAAAAGGATTTCTTAAATGAAATAAGGGCACTAACAGAAATCAAGCATCGAAACATAGTGAAACTTCTTGGTTTCTGTTCACATCCACGACACAAGTTTTTGGTCTACGAGTACCTTGAAAGAGGTAGCCTGGCTACAATCTTGAGCAGAGAAGAAGCTAAGAAATTGGGTTGGGCTACAAGGGTCAATATCATTAAAGGAGTGGCTCATGCTTTGGCTTACATGCACCATGATTGCTCACCCCCTATTGTTCATCGGGATGTATCAAGCAACAATATTCTGCTGGATTCTCAGTATGAAGCTCATATTTCTGACTTCGGCACTGCCAAGCTTCTAAAGCTAGACTCATCGAATCAGAGCATACTTGCAGGCACATTCGGATATCTTGCACCAG AGCTTGCTTATACAATGAAGGTGACCGAAAAAACTGATGTCTTTAGCTTTGGAGTAATAGCACTGGAAGTTATCAAAGGAAGACATCCTGGAGATCAGATCTTGTCTCTATCAGTTTCCCCAGAGAAGGATAACATAGCGTTGGAAGACATGTTGGACCCCCGACTCCCACCTCTCACACCCCAGGATGAGGGGGAAGTGATAGCTATCCTAAAGCAAGCAATTGAATGCTTAAAAGCCAACCCGCAATCCAGGCCAACCATGCAGACTGTTTCTCAGATGTTATCACAGAGAAAGTAG